GGGGGTCGGGGGGGACAGGACCCCCCCTATCTGAGGGTTGTCCCCccctaaaatatcattaaaatatgtgtattgaaaataattttatgatttataatacttaaaatagttGTGTAAGAAGTAAAAGAATACAAATGCAAacggagcaacaacaaaaaacgttgtaaacatttggattcccccctcccttgcctcacagtggttttgtatttacaagctgctgacctatttttgcttcaaaagtgaataactcacctgtaaaaatcattaaacaattccataaatgttttttggttataaaaagctttttattttattaactttttgttattgcactttaattgcaaagatgttcctacaatgaaaaaacaactagtttgagatttatatttccttgtctttttttaactatactagaaacctctccccgctgtaaaaaagtaactttttattctgagtaaaattaaaatgacttactttttacatttacatgagtatttttagaccagtaactttacttttacttaagttaaatattattaaagtatctttacttttacttaagtggaatattttattactctttccacctctgcattcatgtgtattaaaattacatttgcgtccgttcatagagaaagagaaacgttttctatctgtacacatttccttgcaagtacaattttgcctgtattactggtgtccccttcaaaaattgttcttgaaaaaatttatgtttattgtccccCCCAACATTTAGATGAAATTTTCGCCCCTGCTTGCAGtaatatattatgttattttttttctatttttaggACAAATGAAATTGGACCCACCcactttttctctaatttagcgCATATGTCTGttcacttaactctttccccaccattgacaagttattatgtcaattaagagaaaacgtttccTTGCCAATGGTGCTTTCCAGATTAATTTGTTAAGGTATtctgtaattccgctattatccactagatggattatatacaatttgtaaaaaaaacttaagcaaaaatgaattaaattaattttaaactgcatgcATGTTTTGATAactgttctgaatctgatctctaacaaaattcctttacaaaaatgcaactatttcagctttttgttcaaaatttggtatttttgaagaaaccttttTAAGAGAACAAATGAGAATAGGATGAAGATTTTTTTcctcgttttgtttgtttaaaagcagagggtctgttcttttacttgatatatttgtgtgtttaatatatttatttataaaagaaaattttcctggaagacattttgtgaaaatcacaaaaaatgttggcgggcaactttaaaaaaaaagactgGCGGGGAATGATTTGAGTCAATTAAATCGTCAATTAACAATTTGAAGGCACTATAACTAATTAACCTAATTGACGCATTAAATTAACATAATAAGAATctaattatacaaaaatgttgaaACCATGTTTAGCTGGTTTCGGGTTTTTGGCCAAATGCATCCAGAATTTTCAGTTTCGgcccagaattttcatttcggtgcttCACTATTAGAAAGGAAACCCTAGCAACAACAGTGGTGGagtattgcattagcagtgcaaaaggttacGGGTTCAATCCCAGGAAACACGCATgctgaaaatgtgaaaagtcactctggataaaagcgtctaccAAATGCACACATGTTAACCAACTACGCAACATAATGCGGAAGCATTCCTGACCAACAGCAATAGTGATGTTCCCCATAGCAAACGACACAGACAATcgatttgcattttaaaacaataagcTAATAGTTCTGCATTGATACTCTTTGAATTTCCAGTGTTTGTCTTCCTGCTGTTGAGAGGAAAAGCAACCAGTTTCTCAGCACATTCTTGTCGCATTACTCTACGCAGGCAAGATTTCTCAACCCGCTTCCAAGCTCGCCTGTTTTAACTTGCTCTTTCCCACATAGTCCTTTCTCGATTCGAAATATCTCGCTTTCTCGCCTCTCATTCTTGCCTATTTCTCTCTCATCATTTTTTCCCCACAGGAAGCCTCGTCCCGTTTCCCAGCTGGTAGCCCAGCAAGTCCCACAGCAGTTTGCTTCACCCACACAGcccaagaaagaaaaaaaggaaaGGACTGAGAAAGACAAGAACGAGAAGGAGCCGACGCTGAAAAAGAATAGCCACAAGAAAATGAGGTGATGAGGTGGatcattttatttactttaacgCCGGATTACTCTGTCTAATCTGATTTGTTCCTCTCTCCGCCCCACAGGCCCAGGTTAAAAAATGTAGACCGGAGCAGCGCTCAGCATCTGGAAGTGACAGTGGGAGATCTGACGGTTATCATAACAGACTTTAAGGAGAAAACAAAGCCCTCCTCCAGTTCTTCCTCTATCGCAACATCTGGAGACCACCACAGCCAGAGCGGATCCAACTCGGATAACACGGAAAAGGAGATCTCCAGATCTTCATCCCCACGAGGAGAAGGCTCCTCGATCAACGGGGAGTCTCACTAGGATTATGAACGCTACTTCCAGTGTCCTGCGctcaatatatacattttatcttgGACAGACACAGGAGCGAATTTATGTATGCCAAGACTTACTAAGACACAGACTTAACCCAGCAATATAAGCCATTTCTCACTACTACCACAATTATACATGAGATTTCCCAGGATACGGGTTGGCGAAATTGTAGATTTTGTAAGAAACTTTGATGATTACTGAACAAATAGAAGAAATAAATTGACTGTTTTTAATTTCTCTATAGCACCAACATAATATGTTAGTATTACGAATCAGATTAGTGTTGTTTGTTTGGATTTAGACATTGACGCGCGGCCTTCTCTTTAATTTTGTGGCATAGTTTTGTAATTTACATCCCAAGAATTAGGCTTGAAGCTGAAAAGGTTcttgtgtttaaatgtgtggAATTAACTGGAACGTTTTTGCGAACGAAATTTCCTTCGGCATTAATGCCGTTTCAGTCGCAGCGGTTGCATATTGTAACTTAAATATTCATTAGGCGAGGGTTAAGCCGCCTAATAATAACTGTGACCGAAACTTCCTTTATCGATTGTTTTTAGCACCAGCTGGTACTCGGTAtgattttaagcaaaaattcaTTGTTTGATTATCTGTTTTTGTTCATTTCATATTTTCGTCACTTTTCACGGTAGATCGCATCACGTGTGCGGCTAGTTGTTCTACCAGCATTGATTTGTGTTAAAATGTCTTGATATAATTCTGttcattctaaaaaaaaaaaaaaacattacatttatgactaaaattgtaaaatgtatttgtaagaTGTTGACTTCATTGCCTTTATGACGAACGGtggtatataaatatattgcagtataggAAATATCTCTTAATAAAATTTAAGGTTTAGACTCACGTTGTCAACGTAACAAATTCATTTCAGGGGATCTCAAAGACGTGATCTTCACATTGAGGTCGTCTGATAAACATCATTGTCAGTTTCAGTTCTCTGTAGCATGCATGAAAGTATTTACGGTGGacctttaaaaaagtttcagaGACTGTGTTGCAATATCGGACATTTGAGTTCAGTAAACACAAAGGTATGCTTTGTTTCTTTAAAGCTAACAGCAGCGTCTTACTATTTCTAACAATACAATGTCTTTCTGTACAGTGTTTCTGTATTGCTCAGTGgttgagcattgcattagcagcgcaaatgttttatacaccagGAAATATTTAATTCATTGTTCTCTACTGAAATTTGATATTGAAAACCTGTTTGGCTGGTAGATGAGAACACAAAGGTCGGGTTATCTAAAGATATcaagtaaataaatattttgaatattCTTAATACTGTGACATGGAAATGGCTAGCCCATACAACATTTGCAACTATTTTAAATATactattttaaaattacatctCTGCTGAAGAAAAAAACTATAGAAACCATCATgcatttaatgtttataatgagAATTGTATTGGGTTTAATGTAAACTATAATGGTCTATggataatgtattttattttgtgggATGTTAACTGGCAGACGGAAACGAATAGATTACCATTTAATCTTACTGGAATGACCCAAAACACCCTACATAAAGAAATGGTATCTGCAATGGAAACCTTtgcaacatttatttatattttacgtCTTTGTTGAAAAACCTGGAAATCAGCTATTCTAatgcatttaaaggggacattacATAAGACttctttaaaatgttaagtaaatctttggtgtccccagagtctgtatgtaaagttttagctcaaaataccatatagataatttatgatgtcatgttaaaattgccactttgtaggtgcgagcaaaaatgtgtcgttcttgggtgtgtccttttaaatgcaaatgagctgatgtctGTACTAATGCCAGTGCTGTGGTTTGACactgcagattaaggggcggtattatccccctctgacatcacaaggggagaaaatttcaatgacctattttttcacatgcttgcagagaatggttaaccaaaactaagttactgggttgatctttttcacattttcaagattaAATGATTCctccactttcattaaaaagaaatcaCGTAGTAATGTAATTGAATACTATTAAAATAAGCATTAAAGTCCTTTACAAGTAGTTTAAAGAAAAACTGCCtcaccccatgtcatccaaaatgttaatttctttctttgttcagtcaagaagaatttggtttttttttgtggaaaacattccaggatttttctcaatttaatagactttattggaccttaACAGTTTAccatttttgccattttaatgCAGCTACccaggactctaaacgatcccaaacgagatataatgctgcgtttacaccaaccacgtttcaggcgtcaaaatcgcgtctaacGCGCCTAGTTTTCCCTTTGAATGCATTTGAGgtgcgtcagaggcaaaattcgcttcttgtgggaggggcaagtgctatgcggttgtctgtttgcaagatgactgatgttgattgtgcatttatcgggagagttaccggtttgtttttgctaaccttactatagggggaaaattaacggcgcgggtcgataaacggcacgtaattcaaaagtgaaatgtgtattacaacttaccaggttgcccgatgtcctcactgacaactcttccaagcgaggtcctttttattcctgtctatATAGAAATAAGAACGTGTGTCGGATAGCCCCAGGTGACTGCTTACgtacaatatcaagcgttccttcaggttgaatgagtgactccgggtgggctgccaccacagcagcaagcaggctcctgattggttaacgcagcgcgaaattccgccaaagttcacatttttcaactcgggcgtcggCTGGCAATTTGCGTCAAacaaaaaatgcacaaaaagcaccattcccAAACTAgctgcgcgaatgaggcggaatcgcgtcttcTGCGCCAAACCGCCTCATCcgcaccgcgagacctccagacgcacatcaacgcgtcttcacattgacttaacattgaaatcactcgcgcttcacgcctctaccgcggctggtgtaaacgcagcatcaGGGTCTTACCTAGCAAAACGTTTGTCATTTTcggcaaattaaaaaaaataaaaatatgccacaacttcttgtcttgcactagccgtgtgacacGCAAGCATGATCTTACGTAATTTCGTAAGCACGTCGAATGAAactagtgtttacaagtgtagagaaagaggactgctttgacgttgttgtatgtggaatgttactaattaatgtctttgggtcagtttattgtttaaaatggtccgcaaatgtgcgtttcacatatgtgacgcgtgacctttcgacatgCTTACGCAAATGCGCGgggtcgcgctggtgcgtcacactgctagtgcaagacgagaagttgtggtttaaaagtgcttattttgtattattattgtcaaaaattgtttcgctagatacagtaaattatcaggattttatttttatgaaagttgaGTAATCatttaatagaagcactggggacctttAATGGTTATAATGAgaattgtattggttttaatAGAAACTATAATGATCTCTGTGAGTCTATACTGGTAATCTGTTGGGTTTTATGGATGGGAACCAATCACCATAAAATCCTACTGGAATAAGACCCAAAACACACAATTTAAGACATTTTGTAATAGTTTTAATGGCAAACAGTAGACAGTTCATAATGGTATCTAATGAAAACCATAAAAATGtctattgttgtttttttagcagagAGTACTAACATTTCTTACTGTATTTATAACAGGATAAACTAACTACATATAGCAAAATATACAGAAAGGTTTCGTCATCCCAAGGGATCTTTGGGGAAAGTCTTGTGGGGGATGGTGGTGGTCGTCAGTGGGCGAGTTCATACACAAATCACGCCGtacacattttaagtgaaaaCACGACCCGTGTAACTTAGTTTATAATGCGGGTTTATGTTCGTACATTTTTCTTGTGCATGGCTATCGCCCTTCTCTCTTTAATATTTGTGTTCACTAAAAACGATGCAGAAACTTATCCAGCCGGATTAAAGGAAGTTAAGATGCCCGTGGGGAACTTCAACAGAGCAAAAGCAAAACAACGACCCGCGACTGCTGGAGGGTCACACAGAGTCGGGTAATCggatttattttattcattggTTAACTCATAAATCTAGATATCTTAGCTTGTTTTAACGACGGTATTCACAACAGTGATTTTTGTAGGAGTTTTAGCGTTGATGTTACGCGTTTCCTTTAGGAAATTAACCATGgtgaaagtaaaaagtaatCATGTTTTTGATAACGGTAATTAAATTGTACTAAGTTACCAAGGTTTACCTTACGTTACAAATGTTATGGTTAAACTATGGATCCTGTAACTTGGTGAGACCATGGTAAATGTGCAgttaccatagttttactatgGTAAAAACCAAAACAAAGTCTATTGTTGCTATTGTTAACACAGTTGATTTTGCATTTAGGGATCGTTTTTGTGTACACACTGAAATAAGTCATTACTTTATGAAATTAGTCACTTATAAATATGTATGAAAACGATTCGAATTCTACATTTACGGGGTCACGAGAACCGGAAATGTCGGACGCTTGGAAACGCACGTGACAACAGCGCGTGTAATTCCACACTGACTTGTGAAACTTTTTGTAGATGAAAGTGCTCACACCTACCCGTGGACTTTTAATAGATGTGCCTGCCGTGGGCTGGTAGTTTCACATGTCGAAAGAGTTGTAAATTCAGAGTACTGACGAAGTATATCACACCTCTCGCGCGCACACCTGTGTTTCAGGTGATTTATGCTTGGGGGGGAAGTCACTGTGGATAAAAAAGATCGctgctgaaaaacaaaacaaataaaaagttTACATTACAGACAACAGTATGAACCATCAGCTATTTACAGttacaacaaatatttttttttgatgatGTGTGTTTTTGGTCTTATTCCAGtaggatttaaagggatagttcacccaaaaatgtaaattctgtcagCATTTACTCAcccaccctcatgttgttacaaaactGTTTTAATTGATTTGTTTTGTTGGACACcacagaagatattttgagaaatgtttgtaaccaaactgttttgagcaccattgacttccatagtagtatttcgtcctactatggaagtcaatggtgcttctgtttcctgcatttttacaaatattttcctttgtgttcagcagaacaaaagtCATGTTGTTCTATGCATATAGATGTATTGTTAAactcaaaaataattttaataaatctgAGTTTGATTTTATTCACTcatgaaggtacaaaagttgtcactgtggCGGCCGCGGTACCTtatcaaaaagtaaacttttgtacccaaagggtgcatattggtacctcttaagtacatatctgtacctaaatggtacatttttgaaaaaaaaaactgtcccagtgacaaaacttttgtaccttcttttCTAACCGTGTTAAAAcactaactgtgggttcacaccagacgcatttgaggcgtcaaattcgcgtctaccacgagtagttggacgcttgaacattttgagtgtactcgctttattcgcgcgtgaaattctagtcatcgagacattcgcgtggaaattcgcgtcatgggagggacTTTTGCCactctgcttgcttcctgtaatcatgtcactactagagcaggctcctgattggttaacgccaaagttcagatttctCACCTCGCTCGcgacaacgctcaatttgcgccattcgcgcgaactagacacgcaaatgaggcggaaaccCGTTTACCGCGCCACGCTAAAAGCCTCGCCTAAGTGTGATCATAGCTGGGCAGCTGGATTTGACTTCAAATATTACTCGAAAGATTTGATATAATTTTGGGGGAAGTATTAATCCATCTATCTTTATATTAACCCATTTATGAGGATTAATCCTTAATCTGATGACCTTTTTGCAGGGATGTTAAACACAAAGTGAATGCTACTGGACAGCACAAGACAACGATGCACCTTGCAGTGGTAGCCTGCGGACAGAGACGAAGAGAAGCCGTCAACATGCTCAAGACGGCTGCGATGCTAAGCAGCCGAGCCATGAGATTTCACATCTTTGCAGAGAATCAGTTGCATGCTAGCATTAAGGCAACAGTCAGTATGATTCTAATCTTTATGAAATTCTCACTATATTCAGTTCGATTTATGCTGAaatgtatctttaaaaaaactaaGAGAGCTTTAATGCTACAGTATTATAACACTGACgtttttaaaggtgccgtagaatgtgAAATTTTATTTACCCAGGCATAGATAAATaatacatggtaatgacatatcgtgagcctcaaacacgattgtttcctcattcttatgtaaacctcgtgcatgcaaTAATACCGACTGTCACGTTACAGTggagatgtacgccccaacattaaattaagtataatgttgttacaatgctaaaaacaaagttgtgactgctgagttagcgctatttGCTAGTTAAtagattagtccattttctttaaaaaatccagataatttactcaccagcatgtcatccaaaatgttgatgtctttctttgttcagtcgagaagaaattaggtttttggaggaaaacattccagaatttttctcattttaatggactttaatggacaccaacacttaacagttttaatgcagtttaaaattgcagtttcaaaggactttaaacgatcccaaacgaggcataagggtcttatctagcgaaacgattgtcattttggcaagaaaaataaaaaatatgcatttttaaaccacaacttctcgtcttcatCCGGACGTGTGACGCGCCAGAGCGACCTCACGTAgtacgtcatcacatcaagaggtcacggatgacgtatgcgaaactacgccccagtgtttacaagtgtggagaaagaggaccgttccgatgttgttgtatgtcgaatgataacagttaatgtctttgtgttagtTTAATGTTtgaaatggtctgcaaatgtgcgtttcatatatgtaacgcgtgacctttcgacgtcattgcGGAATTATGTAAGGTCGTGGTGGCGCGTCACACGTCCGGaggaagttgtggttaaaaagtgcatttttttcttgtcaaaaatgacaatcgtttcgctagataagacccttatgcctcgtttgagatcgtttagagtcctttgaaactgcatttttttaagtgttggggtccattgaagtccattgAAATGGGAGggatcctggaatgttttccttaaaaaacatggtttcttgTTGACTGAGCAGGGagggacatcggcattttggatgacatggtggtgagtaaattatctggattttttttaagaaaacggacTGATCCTTTAATGCTAACTGCTAACGTTtgggctgaagttctactattgaagttacacagttacgttttgcaggtccatatttaaaaaaaaaaacacacaaacttacTTGCTGTTTACACACAAACAGAGCTACTGAAAgagctgctctgtgaaacagccaatcagagcagagctcaacattattattcatgacccttccaaataaggtaataataggcCATTACATTCTaaagacaaatcctagggttgtaaatggacatgttaaACCATCTCTGgatatttttgcacttaataaagcacaatttaaatacaatttaacaatttaacatattatttcaatgcattctttggcacctttaaagtcaCTGGGAAACTGTAAGGAGAGAAAAAATTAACCCATTTTCCTCTCGTACAGTTGGATTCCTGGCCAGCTTTCATTTCTTTGAAATTCAGCTATGTTGTTCATCCCATTTCATTCCCGAATGACCACCACGAAGAGTGGAGTCAGCTTTTCAAGCCATGTGCATCCCAGAGACTCTTCCTACCAGTGAGTATTACTGTATGGTTTATGAGTAAACGAGGCGAAATTTACATAAAACAACCCATAAATATAATACTTTCTTATTAACATAAGGGCCTTCTTTATATTCACTTACTAATATTGCAATACATCACACGTTGTTGggaaaaatgcatgttttcctTTACAGATGATCCTGAGAAATGTGGACTCTTTACTGTACGTGGACACCGATGTCCTCTTCCTACGGCCTGTAGAGTTCATCTGGGACACGTTGGCACGTTTTAACTCCACTCAGTTGGTAGCCATGGCACCAGAACACGAGGAACCTCGGATTGCCTGGTACAGTCGCTTTTCCCGTCATCCATATTACGGAAAAACAGGCATCAACTCGGGCGTAATGCTGATGAATTTGACCCGGATGCGAATGGCACAATTCAAGGTGAGATGCTGGCCCACAAACAAGACAGCTTTGTGCATCACACAAGCCTTTTGCTTGTTAATTTTGGACACTTGTATTTCAATTTTAGTCCAGAAGAGGATGCCAAAGCTCTCTTTACAATCTTTTACTTAGCTTGACAGTAGAAAACTATAAAGTTTACATACTTTAACcctgtatttgtgtattttcGTCTGTCTCTACAAACAGAATGACATGACTTCTGTTGGTCTTCACTGGGATGAGCTACTAATGCCTTTACTACAGAAATATAAGCTTAATATAACCTGGGGTGACCAAGACCTCATTAACATCATCTTTCATTACAATCCAGGTACACCTTTTTCCTACATTAAACAAAATTTGCGTAGCTTTATGACTTTCCATATTTAAGTAACAGATGCATGTGTGTCCAACCAGAGATGCTGTTTGTTTTTCCCTGCCATTGGAATTACCGTCCCGACCACTGCATCTACGGTAGCAACTGCATCCCAGCTGAGGAGGAGGGCGTGGTCACCCTACATGGCAACAGAGGAGTGTTTCACAATGACAAACAGCCGGCCTTCAAAGCTGTGTATCAAGCTTTCAAACTGGTGAGTTACCTGCCAAACTTCCAGTCACAACTTCTGCAACGTTTACATCTGAATTCCCTCTTTTTTCTGGCAGTACATATTTGGAGAGGATCTTCTGAGGTCATTCTTGTTACCCCTGGAGGTAGAGCTGAACGCAACCACGCACACATACTGTGGAAaagttagttatttttttaCCAGAGGACTCGGAAAGTCTGTGAGGAGGATTCGGAGAGCAACGGCACCGGGTGGATGAGAGCGACGCTGAGAAGTGGCTGAATAAAAGCGGGAATGAATTCGCAGAAACTGGATAAAAGCAGCACTGCTGTACCAGTCGTGTCTGTGCAGTCAGATCTAGGATTAAAAATTGCCCCGGGGAgccattttgcatttaaaataggCGTCCAAACACAGCACAGATGTCAAGGTttaaacaaggcaaaatttgggctgtaAGTGAAAACTTAATAGACACTTCCTGCAAGATATTTTTGCATAAAcgaccaaattcaagtttattttatctaGATGTGTTTTTCTCATAGCCCGACTATACCTGGTTTATAGTTAACCTAAACAGTGAAATGATGGCTAATGCTTGCTGGGGCAGGTTTACTGGACTAAAGACTGAATGGTGGAAGTTTTAATGAGTaaaacaaagtacaaagtaaaaatgaaatgtgCATTTCTACTGAAACATTTTAAGGTcctttacgaaaattaaccacggttttattacagttaataccaaaaaactggttattgtagtaaaaccatggttaccacaaaatacccatggttttcaaaactatagttaaaccatggttagtgtagtaaacaATGGTCTTGCTAATAGTAaccaatacaccaaaaaaaaaaaaaaaacatgattactacactaaaaaaccatggttaattttcgtaaggggcggtatttgctttaaatttatttatactGTTAAACCGTTATTGAATGTATTGCATACATAAAGTGGGACATACTTGAGAATGTAATTATGTatttgtgtaaaatgttttgtttttgcccaaaaataaaaaaaaattctctcaTTTACTCACCGTTATTAGACCACAAAATTGCATGGATCCAATTTCCTAGTCCCTTTTAAAGGTGGGGTgtatgatctctgaaagccaatgttgataccCCAATacaatctggaccttcttttgatagacccgccccacatatacgcaacccaggcaacgatgtcagttagtagactcgccccttactgctgattggctacaagtgtgttttggtactcggcccaaATCCTTTTCCaaagtatttttcaaaaatcatgcaccccgcctttaactgaAAAAGAATGAGTCGTTTTTATCTTACATACACCGTGGGTCCTATTACAAGTAAGTCGCCATGAACACTAAATGGACAAACTTCTTTATAAAGTGTGTTTTCTCACAatgttgtctctgacgatgaggtttttgtcctgtggcggctaccgtatcttctctatgcgtttcgaaagggaggggtggactgagccgttggttgcaattcacaatctcaccactggatgctgcaaaaaatctACATACTGGACCTTTAAATGATGATGTTCATGTAAAGTAAAACTATTATCATATTTGACTTCATGAATTTGTTACTAATTTACACTTGTGAAGAATTTTTTCAGTGCCAAGGCAAAAGGAATATCATTTTAGCTGGAGGCCAAGAAAGTGCAGTAATTGTCATTCACAGCCCATTTTACTTCAATAAAGTGACATTTCCAAGTCTAGATATTCAACAACAAAGAAAACTGGGGCGCATACCAGAATAAAGCCAAACCAAGTGCATGTTTGCTATGCACATTACCCAACTTTGATTTTCTATTCATTA
The sequence above is a segment of the Misgurnus anguillicaudatus chromosome 1, ASM2758022v2, whole genome shotgun sequence genome. Coding sequences within it:
- the yaf2 gene encoding YY1-associated factor 2 gives rise to the protein MGDKRSPTRPKRQAKPSSDDGGYWDCSVCTFKNSAEAFKCMMCDVRKGTSTRKPRPVSQLVAQQVPQQFASPTQPKKEKKERTEKDKNEKEPTLKKNSHKKMRPRLKNVDRSSAQHLEVTVGDLTVIITDFKEKTKPSSSSSSIATSGDHHSQSGSNSDNTEKEISRSSSPRGEGSSINGESH
- the gxylt1b gene encoding glucoside xylosyltransferase 1, which translates into the protein MRVYVRTFFLCMAIALLSLIFVFTKNDAETYPAGLKEVKMPVGNFNRAKAKQRPATAGGSHRVGDVKHKVNATGQHKTTMHLAVVACGQRRREAVNMLKTAAMLSSRAMRFHIFAENQLHASIKATLDSWPAFISLKFSYVVHPISFPNDHHEEWSQLFKPCASQRLFLPMILRNVDSLLYVDTDVLFLRPVEFIWDTLARFNSTQLVAMAPEHEEPRIAWYSRFSRHPYYGKTGINSGVMLMNLTRMRMAQFKNDMTSVGLHWDELLMPLLQKYKLNITWGDQDLINIIFHYNPEMLFVFPCHWNYRPDHCIYGSNCIPAEEEGVVTLHGNRGVFHNDKQPAFKAVYQAFKLYIFGEDLLRSFLLPLEVELNATTHTYCGKVSYFFTRGLGKSVRRIRRATAPGG